A DNA window from Nitrospirota bacterium contains the following coding sequences:
- a CDS encoding metallophosphoesterase, protein MLIGIMSDTHDNLPLVKKAIELFNKKRVGHVIHAGDYTSPFTLKLFKELHCKYTGIFGNNDGDKLLLLDRAEGNIHNQPYIFSLNNRKIVIMHEHHVADALADSGHFDLVIYGHTHVPDVRKVKNTLIVNPGEVSTWLYGKSTVALVDLNKMEGEIVEL, encoded by the coding sequence ATGCTTATAGGAATCATGTCTGACACACATGATAATTTACCTTTGGTAAAAAAAGCTATAGAACTGTTCAACAAAAAACGGGTGGGACATGTAATCCATGCAGGAGATTACACATCACCTTTTACTCTTAAGCTATTCAAAGAACTGCATTGCAAATACACAGGGATATTTGGTAATAATGATGGTGATAAGCTTCTTCTTCTTGATAGAGCAGAAGGAAATATCCACAATCAACCTTATATTTTCAGTCTGAATAACAGGAAAATAGTAATAATGCACGAGCATCATGTTGCCGATGCACTCGCTGACAGCGGTCACTTCGACTTAGTTATCTATGGACATACTCATGTACCTGACGTGCGAAAGGTAAAGAATACACTGATTGTAAATCCAGGTGAAGTCAGCACATGGCTCTACGGGAAGTCGACCGTTGCGCTGGTCGATCTGAACAAGATGGAAGGGGAGATTGTAGAGCTTTAA
- a CDS encoding MarC family protein gives MIDIIKILPNTFIPLFVAIDVFILIPLFISMTGDIPKQEKKDIVRDSILTALIVSIVFIALGEGIFKILGITGDDFKIGGGLVLLVFAIIDLTQSMETRMKPDLKMGVVPIGVPLIVGPAVLTTLLVLVEHYGIAATLISLILNLFIVWISLINADKIIKIFGKGGIIGISKVMALLLASIAVMMIRIGIENIVRSNIK, from the coding sequence ATGATAGATATTATAAAAATACTGCCCAATACATTTATACCTCTTTTTGTTGCAATAGATGTATTCATTCTTATACCGCTTTTTATATCAATGACAGGTGATATACCAAAACAAGAGAAAAAGGATATTGTTCGTGATTCAATACTTACTGCTTTAATTGTCAGTATTGTTTTTATCGCTCTGGGGGAAGGAATTTTCAAAATACTTGGGATTACAGGGGATGATTTTAAAATCGGAGGAGGACTTGTGCTTCTTGTATTTGCAATTATAGATTTAACACAAAGTATGGAAACAAGAATGAAACCAGATCTCAAGATGGGTGTTGTACCTATCGGTGTTCCTCTAATAGTAGGTCCTGCTGTACTAACCACCCTTTTGGTTCTCGTTGAACATTACGGTATTGCTGCAACTTTAATTTCCCTAATACTGAATTTATTCATTGTATGGATTTCATTGATAAATGCGGATAAAATAATAAAGATATTTGGGAAAGGCGGTATCATCGGCATCTCCAAGGTAATGGCTCTGCTCCTTGCATCTATTGCTGTAATGATGATACGTATTGGTATTGAGAATATCGTCAGATCAAACATTAAATGA
- a CDS encoding peptide chain release factor-like protein, whose protein sequence is MSDFAVSKEKNRWLRERMEALGIHEKDINEKFILSSGRGGQKINKTSSCVYLKHVPTGIEIKCMKDRSQSINRFLARRELVRRIEILSDKLTNEDIQRKKIRKQKAKSSKRARIKYGTL, encoded by the coding sequence ATGTCAGACTTCGCTGTAAGTAAAGAAAAGAACAGGTGGTTAAGAGAACGTATGGAGGCACTCGGTATCCATGAGAAGGATATAAATGAGAAATTCATCCTTTCTTCAGGTAGAGGTGGACAGAAAATCAACAAGACATCATCCTGTGTTTATTTAAAACATGTGCCGACAGGTATTGAAATAAAATGCATGAAAGATAGAAGCCAGTCAATAAACCGTTTTCTTGCAAGGCGTGAGCTTGTAAGAAGGATAGAAATATTATCAGATAAGCTTACAAATGAAGATATTCAGAGGAAAAAGATAAGAAAGCAGAAAGCTAAAAGCAGCAAGAGGGCTCGAATAAAATATGGAACCTTGTAA
- a CDS encoding tetratricopeptide repeat protein produces MQKVIIGIIILLFNVSIAFASEDLEMLKKDLQTAKDEKEAAIIHKKIADSYIAHDDYKTAADHYVIALDYLRKDLSIDERFKISQYLSWGEKRKESIRELRLILKDDPNNIKAKIHLARVLSWSGKLDEAIKEAEEVLKEYPENHEALLVKANALRWRNDYRNAIPLYEKIYGKGEDFDARLGLSYAYLSAGDIQSAKESGKGLKPEYSYQEKELKEFNYTLNKTIGPIIDTRYSYYHDSDDNIVNRYTLGFGFWLGNWKNDLMYRYTDAKDNLRDTKAQDVSLRTYSKIAKTVGLGGGIGLSHVSNNNDTDFLTWHLKADLNVFKGTIGGSITKDTFTDIAELIDNNIRVLNTTFFISQQLMDRLSIYSSYSYRDYSDSNNANDFQLSTSYAFFKPNPTLNVGYRFRYLDFNRQSRNGYFDPDDFMSHQLFISMYFETKRFYGYFEPFGGHQSYRRYGEKNDDIIGGGYGLIGMNLSRRISLELSGEGGNYALGTAGGWNYYMVGFRLLLYL; encoded by the coding sequence ATGCAAAAAGTAATTATAGGAATAATTATATTGTTATTTAATGTAAGTATTGCTTTTGCATCTGAAGATCTTGAGATGTTAAAAAAAGATTTGCAAACAGCAAAAGACGAAAAAGAGGCAGCTATCATACATAAAAAGATTGCGGATTCATATATTGCGCATGATGATTATAAGACTGCTGCTGATCATTATGTAATTGCATTAGATTATCTTAGAAAAGATTTATCAATAGATGAGAGATTCAAGATTTCTCAATACCTATCATGGGGAGAAAAAAGAAAAGAATCAATACGGGAATTAAGACTGATCTTAAAAGATGATCCAAACAATATTAAAGCTAAAATACACCTTGCAAGAGTTCTATCATGGTCGGGGAAACTTGATGAAGCTATAAAAGAGGCTGAGGAAGTTTTAAAGGAATATCCTGAAAATCATGAAGCACTTCTTGTTAAAGCAAATGCTCTGAGATGGAGGAATGATTATCGTAATGCTATCCCTCTTTATGAAAAAATCTATGGGAAAGGAGAAGATTTTGACGCCCGTCTGGGACTTTCATATGCTTATCTGTCAGCAGGTGATATTCAATCCGCAAAGGAGAGCGGTAAAGGATTAAAACCTGAATATTCATATCAGGAAAAAGAGTTAAAGGAATTTAATTATACACTTAATAAAACAATCGGTCCAATTATTGATACAAGATACAGCTACTATCACGACTCTGATGACAACATCGTTAACCGTTATACACTCGGATTCGGTTTCTGGTTAGGTAACTGGAAGAATGACTTAATGTATCGTTATACAGATGCAAAAGATAATTTGAGAGATACTAAAGCTCAGGATGTATCATTGAGAACATATTCAAAAATAGCCAAAACAGTCGGTTTAGGAGGAGGTATTGGACTCTCACACGTCAGTAATAATAATGATACAGACTTTTTAACCTGGCATCTCAAAGCTGATTTAAATGTATTTAAGGGCACAATAGGAGGCAGTATTACAAAAGATACATTTACAGATATTGCTGAACTTATAGATAACAATATAAGAGTATTAAACACAACTTTCTTTATCTCCCAGCAACTAATGGATAGGTTATCCATTTATAGCAGTTACAGTTACAGAGACTATTCTGATTCAAATAATGCAAACGACTTTCAATTATCAACGAGTTATGCATTTTTTAAACCAAATCCAACTTTAAACGTTGGGTATCGTTTCCGCTATCTCGATTTTAACAGACAGAGTAGAAATGGCTATTTCGATCCAGACGATTTTATGTCACATCAACTTTTTATATCTATGTATTTCGAAACAAAAAGATTCTATGGTTATTTTGAACCATTCGGGGGACATCAATCCTACAGAAGATATGGAGAAAAAAATGATGATATCATTGGCGGTGGTTATGGCCTTATAGGTATGAATCTTTCAAGAAGAATCTCCCTTGAATTATCAGGAGAAGGTGGTAATTATGCACTCGGCACAGCCGGTGGATGGAACTATTATATGGTCGGATTCAGACTGCTTCTTTACCTTTAA